The DNA region CACTGGCCATgacttaaataaaacacaggaatgCATAGCAGTTTCTGACAGAATAAGTCTTGTTCAGAGAAGACATCAGGATACGCAGAGGTGGAAGAACTACCTAGATTTTTAACTTGAGCAAAAGCAGCTATAGTTTCAAAATACTCAATAACAAGTAAAAGTCTACTACATTCAAAAACTCACTTAAGCAAAAGTACAAAGTATGAGTATCAAAATAGTAATAGTAAAAGTGAAAGTATTCAGTATGCAGAAAAATATGCGCTACGTAACTGCATTAAAATtagtgatgcattcatgtgtaaatgtcactcatgttgcagctgatacagctggagctcatttcagctgctttattTACTTTGGTGCTCTTGATCAACACTGGTCTGCATGAAAAGTACGACTGAGAAAAGATAAAGACATCTGAgatatttcattattataaGACAAAACTTCTGACTGCCACATGGCCTTACTGCTGCTGGATCCCATCACGACTAGCTTTGGAAATTATTCTTTAAATTATAAATCATTATGATTAGGTTTTCAAGTTCACAAGAATTGAATATTAACACACAATAATATTAGTTTAGACACATCCCAAGTGATGGGTGCTTCTACactaaaatcacattttaatgtaGAGAGTGCTCAACTTGTCAGCTGTCCCacaaaaaaagtcagaattGTATATCTATTAGACTTATTTGTTAAGCTATATTTATGAATATGAGTATCACTTAGTCAGAGGTTCAGAAGTCATTTTTATTAtgtcattcattattttcaatGTCACACCCAGCAATAAAACTACCTCGTTGTTACTGTCATGAGGCACATAATCATCATAGcaacaaaaaatgaataaatgcaaaaaagaaaaaagaaaaaaagaaaatcctagTTTAAAACTTCATTCTTTGAAATTATTTTAGTACACGTAGTTGTTCGAGCTCCCTGAATGTAAACAAACGATGTCAAAGCTCAATGTGCAGACTCTGGAATATAATCAGACAGTGGATACAGTGCCAGTAAGGTAATTTTTTACTTTCTTTGTTTGCAAAGAATTAATTACAGCGGAtgataaagagaaaataagagcTACTAAACAGTTTCCCCGCTATCGCTGAGGCCAGTTTTGGACTCTCCATCACTGTTGCACTCTGGCCTCTGCGGCAGCGGCGCACGCTTACGCGCGTCCCCCAGTCTCACCTCCATCCCGGACACGTTTAAATCCAATAggctctgcaggtgtttgataTAGTCAATGGCAGCCCGCAGGGTCTCCACCTTGCTGAGCCGTTTGTCTTCAAGCTCATGCGGCAGATGCTCTCTGAGCCGCGCGTAACCTTCGTTTACGCAGCGCACTCGGTGCCGCTCCCTTTCGTTCCTTTTCCGGATGAACGCAGGCTCGAATGAGTATTCGCACACGCCGAGGGGTCCGTGAAGGGGGAAATAGGAGAACCGTCTGTAGGGTAGGGTCTGGCCGTGCACAGGGTCGAGGAATGCAGCGTCTAGGTGGAAGGGCAGTCCGAGGCGTAGCGCATCCTTGTGGTGTGCGCCACTGTTATCCATGGAGAAGCCGTGCAGAGCCAGCGGAGGGACATATGAAATATGCTCCATTAACACGTTTCTATGGAAGAAAAGGGACGCAGTCTCAGATTAAACAGTAGTTAAATCTATGCAGTTAATATGTTAATAATGATCTATCACGAGGCAGCTTACCCTGGCACGGTCTCCGCACAACCATCTCTTGTTTTGAGCAACAGTTTCCTCTTAAATCGTGATCAAATATCTAGATTGTGATCTTTTGTAGGTTGACCCTTCTTGTTCGGGTctttgtcagtctgtgtgacAACTTGTTTGAAAGGGTTTTGAGGTTGAAAGCATGGTGGGTGTGATCCGGGGCGGAGATGCAACCGTAGAGTTCACATCAAGATCAAACTGTTTACAAAAGCTTCTCTTTCTTTGAAGCAGCTCTCACCATTATTAATACTGAGCCAAATTTTAATGATAAGtgactgtatttattttaatatatcATTTATTCAATGTATTGATCCAGTGGTGGACTCAGGCTGTCTGAGGAGCAggggcaaaaaagaagaagaagggcaCCAGCATGCAggaagttgtgaacagtttccaACCCTGGTTAAGAAATAAAAAGGTTATTACATGGcttatttttatgtaaattaatgtgttttttttttgttttttttttagagtttgACACCTGGCTTCACCTGTTTAGTGCACAGTATGTAGGCCAGTGTGGCATTGACATATTGTATGCCTAAACACGTCCCTTCCAAGCCATGACAATTATGTTACTTTGGGCCAGTACCAGAAGTCAGAGGTGAAAGATTTTATGCAATGGTAACAGCATCCAAAGACCAGCGCCTGCTCGCCTGCTGCAGAAGCACGACCCATAGCCTGCAGACCTGTATGCGGGGATCTGCAGATTTCCCTTCCTTTTCCTGTTGTGTCATgtgtttccctctccctctgcctcctgtctgtctcccccccGTCTGCTGTGTGTATGCTTcactgcagggcgtggctggcaggtcgggtctggcctcctcctctcctgagcacacctgctcACAATCAGACAATCaaaactcacctgctgccaccgTGTATAAGCACCATGGAATCATAGGTTCATCTGCGTGGTAACGAATGAAACCTCTGAAGAATCACTTAAGGACTTTTACCTGTGTGCTTACCTGCCTtcctgacttttgttttttgtgtagtTTAGTGCCATTGTTGGCCATATGAATGTATGACTAACTGAATGCATCCTTTTTAAATAAGTATTTAAACACATAATGTCAACAAGCAGACAATAGGCCTAAATGGCTACATTAATTCTTCATCATTACATATCGTCTGTATTTCCATATTTCCTCATGTatcttctgtgtttctgtgtctgaatCTCAGTTGAGTTTTTATAGTATCTAGTTTAGAGAATATTAGAAATTTAAGATGAAACTGATAAAAAGCATAATTACaaatctgtctgctgcttcagcaccatggacagtgcCTTGAATTTATAAACACACTGGACAGTTAAGCTACTGATATGCGAGAGCTATGGTCAGGATGATAGATAGAActcacacagtcagtcagatgAAGGATCAGTGAGTCAGGCAGAGTAGAATAACATATTCAACTAAATGACCCTTCTGCCCCTGCAGGATGGAGGGGGGGGTGGCAGGTTAACATGGGGGAAGCATGTTGGCTCATAGCAACAGCTCATACGCACCACTTTCCTGCAGAATACAGTACTGTGTAAACTGCTGGTGTCCGTGGTGTTTCAGTCCTGGAGAGCAGGGGAGGCCAGCCACATGGACACTGTTCATGGAGTATCCAGCCAGGAGGCAGGGCtgacctcacacacagacacggcCACTGTAGTCTATGAGTGTGGCAGCCACGCTAGGACTGTCTGCAGGTGACCTGACTCCATCACACCTGTCTGTGAGGTGGGagcctccatcactgctgtctgcACTGGTGTCACACACAGCTTCTTGGCCTGTCGAGTGTCCTCTTCAGGTTTGGATGCTTCAGTCTTTAAaaactttgaaaagaaaacacttctccttaaagctgcattaaacaacattttaattgtAATACTGAATCAAAAGGATATTTGATCTGAAAAAGCTTCTGATGTGATTCTGACAAATTCTTTTGTAAAAATACAGAATTCGGTATTCAGTTGAAGATACAGGGAACCCTTGTACCCCAGTGTTGTTATTCACTTTGGTGTTTTGTGACATTTAtatcaaatgttaaaaaaaaaaaaaaaaaaaaaaatcaattgtaATTACCCTGAACTTCATCTTAAAAACTTAAGTGAGCTGTTTCCACAGTCTCTTTGTGAAGTCAATGCAATTCAACAATTTGTGCTTTAATCTTGTCAAATATGACCGAGTGTGGTCACACATCTTCTAGTTTTCCctcacatttcacatgaaaacatgcatgttCTTTCTTTTTAGACTTATGACCTCTCCAAACAGCAAGGACaaatatcaaaaataataaactTAATTATATGGGACTTATAGGCCTTCAACACTTCATACACAAGATGCAGATCAATGTGCTGTATATAAATTGTTTTTACTAATTGTTATTATAATGGCAGTATCACCATGGATTAACTGTTTGTATTGAAACAATCCAAAAATGAATGGAACATCATAATGATTTAATAACCTCCACAAATATACAAGTGTACCAATAAATGCAGCATACTGACATGAGTGCGTAAGCAGAAAGCTCTGCATTTCATGgtaatattttgttttgggggggggatGTCTTGCACCTTTTATAGAAACTTACTACAAACTCTCCAGACTTTTCTTTTGGTGTGCAGTTTCATCTCTCTGTTCATTATGCGCTCTGCAACTAAACTACATTAACAAAACATAACATGCCCTTGAAAAGTCAAGGAAAAACATGCCAAGTAATATTTTTCTCAAAAGTCCGAAAAGCAACATTACTGATTTTCCATTTAGGCCCTCTTATGACTCtggagagtggaggacagaaaaactgaccCGCGATCAGCCAAATGCTCAACTCCTACAACGCAAGAGCGCATGCGCGTGATGCGTAGTACGCTGTCATGGCCCCGTTCACGGAGGCATTGTGTTGGTATGTTGTTTTTTAGGTATCGTTCTTCAAATAATCTGTATTTCTTCAGTGAAGCAACACGGCAGTGACGAAGTGTATCTGTACTGTTAGCTGGCTGAAACACctgacatttctctgttttatcgGTTTATGAAGGTGTCATTTAgacaggctaacgttagcagtgTGACCAAACTGGTTGATGTTTCGCTAACTAGTTGTGAACAAGTCTTTTTAAATGACACGTTAAGTGTCGTTTTAGCAGTTTAAATCAGAGTTGTATTGGAATTGTCATTCTCGGGCTGATGCACTAAGTTGTTGTTCATACCAGGTCTGTTATGtcacagggagagaaagataaaCCCTTCAGCAGTACACGGCTACTGATGGACGTCTGTTGTTGAATTCAGGTAAGCTAACATAGCTCACACTGCGTACGTGTATGGCccgtgtgtctgtatgtgctgacactTAGCTCGATGAATCAAGTAtttaaaagcacaaagctgTGCACCAATCACAAGATAAACGAGCCTATATACAGATGTTGATATTGCTAATTGTGTGTAAACAGCAGGCTAAAACCCAAAtagctattattattattttttttttatatatatatatatatatatattagttcGTTCAGTGTTGGTTTAACTCTGACGTTGTTTCTCCAGGATGAATGACATGAACCTGAGTCCTGTGGGCATGGACCAGCTCAGTGTGCCCTCAGTGAGTGCCAGCCACCTGGGTCTGCCCACCTCCCCCACACACAACCCCATTCCCACCCCAGGTATGAAAGGCACAACCAGCCAAGCCGGTTTGCTCAAGCTGGGAAACACGTGACAGCTGTAGAAGCACCGTGTGTTATGATCTCTTGTGTAAACCGTCTTAAACTAATAGACTAACTTATTATAATGACTTGTGCCACCTTTAATTCTGTGCAATAGTGACAGGATTGCAAGTTTATTGTCTGCTCTTGACTCTTCATTGTGGTTCAGGCATGCCAGTGGCCATCCCCAGCCTGGGTCCATCCCTGGGCTCACTTCCCTCTGCCCTCTCGCTGATGCTCCCCATGGGTCCACTGAGTGACAGAGGAGTGATGTGTGGCCTGCCGGAGAGGAACTACTCGTTGCCGCCACCTCCCTACCCCCACCTGGAGAGCAGCTACTTCCGACACATATTGCCAGGTGGGGTACTGTTTGTGTGGGCCAGATTATTGTagtgcagatgtttgttttagTAGGCTTTATCCTAGATGCTCTCATTTGAAGGGCAGTATTTCTCCTGTGAACTTAAATCAGTTAAGTTAGTCAGTGATGTTCACTTTAGAATTTTGTTTCTCTAATTATTTTCGCTCTTTCTCCACTGCTGTAGGTATCCTGTCCTATCTGGCAGACCGTCCACCACCTCAGTACATTCATCCCAGCAGCCTTAACATGGATGGGACCCTGTCTGTGGCGAGCAACAATCCCTCAGGTCTGGACCCCTACAATGGCCCTGGAGGCCCACTGGAACAGGGCCTGGTGCCCATGGACTCCAGACAGGTCACTGGCCAGGGAGACCTCCACCAGACTGGTGCCCATGAACTGGACTCTACAGGTTTGGCCATGGAGTCACGTGTCAGCAGCCCCATGTCCCCTGATCGGATGGGAGAGGAGCTGGCCACCATGGACGGAGTCGGGGTGGTGGCAGTGTccgacacacagcagcagctcggaGGCGGAAGGCAGCCTCAGCCGCATGAGGGCCTGACTGGGGTGGACTCATCTGGTGGGGTGATGCCCCTCCATGGGCCACCTGTGCTCGAACTACCTGTGGTGATGGAGTCGGACCATATGGGTGGCAGAGTGGGGAAcggtgggggaggaggagcaggaggacttGGGGAGCAGCTCCACCCAAATGGGGAGCTGAACTCTGGCGTTGTCAGTGTGGTGCTCACTGGCTCAATGGCCAGCCAGGGCCAGCTGGAGCCTGTGTCACTCCATGGACACTCTGGGATGGGGCTGGAGGCAGTAAATGTGTCCCCCATCACTGCAGAGGTGTCGCTGGGGCCTGAAAACAACCTGGTGCTGGTCAACTCCACCCTGCAGCTAGAGGACTCTACCTCCAATAAGGAGAACATGGTCACTGCCTACAccatctgtgagtgtgtttttatgatgtgttcttcagacattaaaaaatatatcaatGAATTGTAAAAtcagtacttcagtacagtattGGAAGTTGCAGCCACAAAGCTTTGGAAAATACTATTATTCAGGAAATAACAAGTTGTTGTCAAAAGCAGCCATGGAATTTAAGTGAAATGGACATGATGTGCAACAAGCTTTTGTGCTGTTATTGTCTTCCAGGGTGCACACTGTGTGAGCGCTCATATACCTCAGACTGCCCAGAGCACGGCCCAGTCACCTTCATCCCTGACGCGCCCATCCAAAGCCGGGCTCGCCTCTCTCTGCCACGTCCACTGTGTCTGCGCATATCTGTGGCCGACGAACCGCTTGGTAAAAGAATAAGCCACCTCAAACGGGTTTCTGTGGCTGCTGCACTGTTCTGTAGTCCCAGATGAATGAACTTTTTATGGATAATGCAAAATTCTGTATACACAGACATGATTGTTGGGACCCTTTCTGAGAGTCACAGAACCATTAAAATGTGTGCCTTGTGCAAAGAAACGATTGAAGAAACATATCAGGCATGTTTGAGGAAACCATCACTTAGATTGTTGACAAAATGTGCTTATGCCTATCTTAGGAGTTTTTGCACGGGATGTCATTCCTCCAAGGACCTGTTTTGGACCAATGGTGGGCCAGCATTGTAGTAATGTGGATCTTTCTGATTGGCCAGATAAGGACACGCCACAAATATGGAAGGTCAGTCCAGTGGCTTTAGTTTGGCCATGGGTTGTCACAGCCAGTGTGAAACCATGATAAGTAGATGAGGCTGTTTGTCTATTTCAGATGTACCACAACAACGTGTTGGAATTCTACATCGTTACAACGGACGAGAATGAGTGCAACTGGATGATGTTTGTTCGCAAATCGAGGTATGATGCTGGTGTAAAACATTGAGGTCTGAGGTGTTTGCTGTGTTATTTCAGTCTAGCCAGTATGTTAATAAATAActcctgtttgctgtgtgtgttttgtgtttaggACCCGTGAGGAGCAGAACCTGGTGGCATACCCTGCCAACGGAAAACTGTTCTTCTGTACAACCACAGAGATTCACCCGGACCAGGAGCTGCTCTTCTACTACAGCAGAGACTACTGCAGGCTGATgggtgagacaacagatgatGAAACATCATCCATTGCTGACATGCTTATCCACAAAGTGATGTTGTGCATTCCACcatcctctgtgtctccacagGTGTTCCTCAGGTGCCTGAGGGCCAGATCTGCCATTGTGGCAAAGAGTGCTCCTCCTTCTCTGAGCTCAAGTCTCATCTTAGCAGCCATAACAGTAACCATAGCCATAACCAACCTCAACACAGCCACAGCCCATCGCAGCAGGACcactctcagcagcagcaacagcagcaacagcaacaggagccacaaccacagcaacagcaacacactCACCAGGAAGAGAAGCTGACCAATGGGACCTcaagctcctcctcttccccgtgGCCATGCCACGCCCATGCTGCAGGACAAACAAATAGcgataacagcagcagcaggggcagCAGCAATAGAAACTCTAATAACGTTACCTCCAGAGCGAAAGGTCAGGGTCACGTACGGGAGAAGAAATTCAAGTGCAGCATGTGTTCCCGGGCTTTTATCACATCCACTAAGCTCAATGTGCACTTCATGGGGCACGTGGGGATGAAACCTCACAAGTGTGAATACTGCAGTAAGGCCTTCAGCGATCCCAGCAACCTCAGGATGCACCTCAAGATTCACACAGGTGTGTACCGAGACCAGTGAAGCATAATCTCTTATTTTTTCATACTAACCAACCAGTTGTTTGAGTGTTGACCCAGCAGACTGCATATAGTCACATATAAAAACTCATCAGAACTGTAAAAACAACTTCATATGTATAGTATAGTTTTTTCCTAGAAAGACGTTTCTGACAAATTGCAACAGTATGCACTTGTAAAGAAAATTAAGTTTAAAAGCAATGTCACAGTGCCTTTTAACACTTTACACTCTCTTTAACACTCTGcaactctctttttttccccactcacAGGTCAGAAGAACTATAGATGCACAGTTTGTGAGAAGTCGTTTACCCAGAAATCTCATGTGGCGTCGCACATGCTCATCCACACTGGTGCAGAGAAGCTCAAGTGTGACCTCTGTGACCGGGCATTCATCAGGAAACATGATCTGAAACAACACatgttctctcacacacagtacgttacttaaagctgcagcagtaaagtTGTTTTATCACTGAATAAAGTTTATATAATGTGTCCCCTCATTCTTTCCTGTTCTCGCCACAGTGAACGCCGGATACAGTGCCCAAAGTGCAACAAACACTTCCTCAAGACCAACCACCTGAAGAAGCACATGAACTCTCACGAGGGCCGGAGAGACTTTGTCTGCGAGAAATGCCACAAAGCCTTTCTCACCAAATACCACCTCACCCGTCACCTCAAGATATGCAAAGGGCCCAAGACTGAAAGAGCATCCCGTAAAGAGCAGGATGTGGAcgaggaagaagatgaagaagaggaagaggaggatgatggtaggggaagaggaggaggagcagagagactCGTTGACTCAGCCAGCAATGAAGACTGTGGTTTAGATGTTGGAGGATATAATTCAGAAAAGTCCCTGTCACCCCCTCATTGACAACACTTCCTGTTGAGAtgtctgttatttatttactttactacAATACTGATGTTTACCTCTAGTTTTTGCCAAATATTAGTTACTTTGTCAAACAACTTACATAATCCAAATTTTACAATCAGTATATGTTTAGTCTCACAAGCATGTCAGTGCTGCTAAAATAATCTTTGTCATATTATAAGCCAACTGATGACCTGACTGTCGGTTTTCATTGAACTCAGGTCTGTGTAATATTAGTTGATGGCATTCATATATAAGCTATCTCTCATTCACTATTCCTTATGTTTTCTCTTTGACTCATCCACTAACATGGGGTGGTATTCGTTTGTAGTTGCACAGTAATGTCAATTAAAAACTTCTGATGCCATATTGCATTTTAGTCCTTACAGTACCTAattgtgcttttattctttatttattaaaagCCAGATTttgcattcttttttttttttttaagtatgaAATGATTTCTGTGTGAATGGAAGTAAGCCTcttgaaaacagaaatgtgagtGTTGACTTACTGTTGAAATGTTACTGCTCCATCCTATCTGTTGCATAATGTTTTaataaatgaacatttacaGTTGTTAAATGTTTTTGACTGATATACGTGAAGTGAAAAGCATAAATTACTACTTCACTGACTATCATTTCCTTCCACCCGTACTGGTTTTTAACAATGTTGATCATGTGCTGCAGGTCATTGATCACCCACTTGCAGTGCATTCAACACGTGGTCGCATAGTACAAAACCAAATGGGTAAAATGGAGAGAAGGCGCCCCCGGCTGGTCCTGTGAATATCTCACCACCCCAATATAATTTGCGAGTAAAAGCACGCTATGATGACAACGATCATCGAATACTCAAGTTATTAATCGCGTGGTCTCACACTGCAGTATTTGAAAAGTTTTATACGTTTTACACACTTATGACCAACTAAATGAGATGAGAGTCCACGCAAGAAAATAATGTCTAACATTTCTACTCCACGGAACTGTAGgtagactttttttctttttttaaattagtaatTAATCTTACTTAAAATTATAATTAGCAGCTTTGCTCAGTATGCACTACAGCCAAAGGGCTTCCGTGACCGGAAGTTTGTATTATAGTTTCCggttaaaatacaaaatatgcaGCGCCGTGGTTGTCATTCACTTTAGCGTGGTATGAATTACCTGTATTTTCTACGTTTTTCTATTTGTATTTTGTATCGCTTTTGgtataaatactgtattatTGGCT from Chaetodon trifascialis isolate fChaTrf1 chromosome 22, fChaTrf1.hap1, whole genome shotgun sequence includes:
- the LOC139350873 gene encoding achaete-scute homolog 4-like isoform X1, encoding MEHISYVPPLALHGFSMDNSGAHHKDALRLGLPFHLDAAFLDPVHGQTLPYRRFSYFPLHGPLGVCEYSFEPAFIRKRNERERHRVRCVNEGYARLREHLPHELEDKRLSKVETLRAAIDYIKHLQSLLDLNVSGMEVRLGDARKRAPLPQRPECNSDGESKTGLSDSGETV
- the LOC139350873 gene encoding achaete-scute homolog 4-like isoform X2 — translated: MEHISYVPPLALHGFSMDNSGAHHKDALRLGLPFHLDAAFLDPVHGQTLPYRRFSYFPLHGPLGVCEYSFEPAFIRKRNERERHRVRCVNEGYARLREHLPHELEDKRLSKVETLRAAIDYIKHLQSLLDLNVSGMESLHIEL
- the prdm4 gene encoding PR domain zinc finger protein 4; translation: MNDMNLSPVGMDQLSVPSVSASHLGLPTSPTHNPIPTPGMPVAIPSLGPSLGSLPSALSLMLPMGPLSDRGVMCGLPERNYSLPPPPYPHLESSYFRHILPGILSYLADRPPPQYIHPSSLNMDGTLSVASNNPSGLDPYNGPGGPLEQGLVPMDSRQVTGQGDLHQTGAHELDSTGLAMESRVSSPMSPDRMGEELATMDGVGVVAVSDTQQQLGGGRQPQPHEGLTGVDSSGGVMPLHGPPVLELPVVMESDHMGGRVGNGGGGGAGGLGEQLHPNGELNSGVVSVVLTGSMASQGQLEPVSLHGHSGMGLEAVNVSPITAEVSLGPENNLVLVNSTLQLEDSTSNKENMVTAYTIWCTLCERSYTSDCPEHGPVTFIPDAPIQSRARLSLPRPLCLRISVADEPLGVFARDVIPPRTCFGPMVGQHCSNVDLSDWPDKDTPQIWKMYHNNVLEFYIVTTDENECNWMMFVRKSRTREEQNLVAYPANGKLFFCTTTEIHPDQELLFYYSRDYCRLMGVPQVPEGQICHCGKECSSFSELKSHLSSHNSNHSHNQPQHSHSPSQQDHSQQQQQQQQQQEPQPQQQQHTHQEEKLTNGTSSSSSSPWPCHAHAAGQTNSDNSSSRGSSNRNSNNVTSRAKGQGHVREKKFKCSMCSRAFITSTKLNVHFMGHVGMKPHKCEYCSKAFSDPSNLRMHLKIHTGQKNYRCTVCEKSFTQKSHVASHMLIHTGAEKLKCDLCDRAFIRKHDLKQHMFSHTHERRIQCPKCNKHFLKTNHLKKHMNSHEGRRDFVCEKCHKAFLTKYHLTRHLKICKGPKTERASRKEQDVDEEEDEEEEEEDDGRGRGGGAERLVDSASNEDCGLDVGGYNSEKSLSPPH